In a genomic window of Fimbriiglobus ruber:
- a CDS encoding VOC family protein, protein MKRTWTIIGVGDVARSFKWYQSLFGQPETSPAHDDFGQIRDADGTVLLCLHQWGAHGHPSLTSPDHGKPGNGLLLFFRVDDFDMALSRARDLVTRLEEGPHVNPRTGTMEFALRDPDGYYVMVSALSAA, encoded by the coding sequence TTGAAGCGCACGTGGACGATTATTGGGGTGGGCGATGTGGCTCGCAGCTTCAAATGGTACCAGTCGCTCTTTGGCCAGCCGGAGACGTCTCCCGCCCATGACGACTTCGGGCAAATCCGCGACGCGGACGGCACGGTCTTGCTCTGCCTCCACCAGTGGGGCGCCCACGGGCATCCCTCCTTGACGAGCCCCGATCACGGGAAGCCCGGCAACGGCCTGCTCTTGTTTTTCCGCGTGGACGATTTCGACATGGCCTTGTCGAGAGCACGGGACCTCGTCACTCGGCTTGAAGAGGGGCCGCACGTGAATCCGAGAACGGGGACGATGGAATTTGCGCTCCGAGACCCGGACGGGTATTACGTCATGGTCAGTGCCCTCTCTGCGGCCTGA
- a CDS encoding glycoside hydrolase family 5 protein produces the protein MAALGLAAFLSAAMSAVVCPGEVMAGPGQKAGSQMPLPLKVDKTHVVNSRGERVRLRGVNAPDLAWSSDGEGHRVIKAMEVALNDWHANIIRLPLSLDRWFGKAPHQKDGGKSYRVVVHQAVELCASHRSYIILDLHETHVGEWGKNLGYHCMPDRTSLDFWKEVAETYKNHPAVIFDLFNEPNHVSWEVWQHGGKVNETLKDKSEHEYETAGMQAMLDTVRATGAKNVVIVGGLNFASDLSWFKKGNRLDDRGGNGMLYAFHWYGVKGESMAQRVVGIEKVVKSLPVIVSEFGSGLRESDKRFTPEAHEQAEQWLRQVLQVLEDGQCNWVAWSMHSGAFPCLITDSKFTPSPWFGSWVQKALLGKLPRYEKPR, from the coding sequence TTGGCAGCCCTCGGCCTCGCGGCGTTCTTATCGGCCGCGATGTCCGCGGTCGTCTGCCCGGGTGAGGTGATGGCCGGGCCGGGCCAGAAGGCCGGCAGCCAGATGCCACTGCCCTTGAAGGTGGACAAGACGCACGTCGTCAACAGCCGGGGCGAGCGGGTACGACTCCGCGGCGTGAATGCCCCGGACCTCGCCTGGTCGAGTGACGGCGAGGGCCACCGCGTCATCAAGGCGATGGAGGTGGCCCTCAACGACTGGCACGCCAATATCATCCGCCTGCCGCTGTCGCTGGACCGGTGGTTCGGCAAGGCGCCGCATCAGAAGGACGGGGGCAAATCCTACCGCGTCGTCGTCCATCAGGCGGTCGAGCTGTGCGCCTCGCACCGCAGCTACATCATCCTGGACTTGCACGAGACTCACGTCGGCGAGTGGGGCAAGAACCTCGGCTACCACTGCATGCCCGACCGCACCAGCCTGGACTTCTGGAAGGAAGTCGCCGAAACCTACAAGAATCACCCGGCGGTGATCTTCGACCTGTTCAACGAGCCCAATCACGTCTCGTGGGAGGTCTGGCAGCACGGCGGTAAGGTCAACGAAACGCTCAAGGACAAATCGGAGCACGAGTACGAGACCGCCGGCATGCAGGCGATGCTCGACACCGTACGCGCCACCGGGGCCAAGAACGTCGTGATCGTGGGCGGTTTGAACTTTGCCAGCGACCTTTCCTGGTTCAAGAAGGGGAACCGACTCGACGACCGCGGGGGCAACGGGATGCTCTATGCGTTTCACTGGTACGGCGTCAAAGGCGAATCCATGGCGCAACGGGTCGTGGGCATCGAGAAGGTCGTCAAGTCCCTCCCCGTGATCGTCAGCGAGTTCGGTTCCGGTCTGCGCGAATCGGACAAGCGTTTCACCCCCGAAGCCCATGAGCAGGCCGAACAGTGGCTCCGCCAGGTGCTGCAAGTACTCGAAGACGGCCAGTGTAACTGGGTCGCATGGAGCATGCATTCCGGGGCTTTTCCGTGCCTGATCACGGACTCGAAGTTCACCCCGTCTCCGTGGTTCGGCTCGTGGGTGCAAAAAGCCCTGCTCGGCAAGCTGCCGCGCTATGAGAAGCCGCGCTGA